From Lolium perenne isolate Kyuss_39 chromosome 5, Kyuss_2.0, whole genome shotgun sequence, a single genomic window includes:
- the LOC127303742 gene encoding uncharacterized protein, with protein MSLNEVPPAILALGNSSATAAAAPTTGISSVDGVPGDWIRCKNGLRQGDPLSPYLFILVADVLQRLIRQAWAGGSLSHPLAEDTPCPVLQYADDTLILCKASSSAAACLRRVLEDFAAATGLAINFHKSCFIPMNVDPLEAANMAATLGCPISSFPQSYLGRDLGELSVTPSFLEKIVREYLPLYRAITRVAIQDGRSTSFWLDKWLPGSPLAERFPALFSHCTRLHATVATVVTRGLDLQPRLSAAAGAELSLIRQIIDDIRLTPLPDDRAIDSTSAPRFSSREAYRMLSPQRPRDESACTAWALRLPSKLKIFSYLLDIDRLSTCANLFYKNCAPSEICASCPVAETRRHLFFDCSLAASVWARLEAPIPDGLFSIWDIRSPLRISVSAWHTGVAKTLWAIWKSRNDLVFNGRPSTPSSTLLRACDDLVLWRWRLPPADWADLDTLRSYMLAKA; from the exons ATGTCGCTGAATGAGGTGCCGCCGGCGATTCTCGCCTTGGGCAACTCCAGCGCCACAGCCGCCGCGGCCCCTACCACCGGCAT ATCTTCAGTTGACGGGGTCCCAGGGGACTGGATTCGCTGCAAGAACGGGCTGCGTCAGGGGGACCCCCTCTCCCCCTACCTGTTCATCCTTGTGGCTGATGTGCTCCAGCGTTTAATTCGTCAAGCTTGGGCCGGTGGCTCCCTGTCGCACCCTCTTGCCGAAGACACTCCCTGCCCTGTCCTACAATACGCGGACGAtaccttgattctttgcaaagccTCCTCCAGCGCTGCTGCGTGCCTCCGTCGGGTGCTGGAAGACTTTGCGGCCGCCACAGGTTTGGCCATAAACTTCCATAAATCctgcttcatccccatgaatgTCGACCCCCTTGAGGCCGCGAACATGGCTGCCACACTAGGATGCCCCATCTCCTCCTTCCCCCAGTCGTACCTGG GTCGTGATTTGGGGGAGCTCTCGGTGACCCCCTCTTTCCTGGAGAAGATTGTCCGGGAGTACCTTCCCCTGTACCGCGCGATCACCCGCGTCGCGATCCAGGATGGACGCTCCACGTCCTTCTGGTTGGACAAATGGCTGCCGGGCAGCCCCCTCGCCGAGCGCTTCCCCGCCCTCTTCTCCCACTGCACCCGCCTGCACGCCACGGTGGCGACCGTGGTTACTCGGGGGCTGGACCTGCAGCCCCGACTCTCCGCTGCGGCGGGGGCCGAGCTCTCGCTGATCCGCCAGATCATCGACGACATCCGCCTCACCCCCCTCCCCGACGACCGCGCCATCGACTCTACCTCGGCCCCCCGCTTCAGCTCGAGGGAGGCATATAGGATGCTCTCCCCCCAGCGCCCCAGAGACGAGTCGGCGTGCACCGCTTGGGCTCTACGCCTCCCGTCCAAGCTGAAGATATTCTCGTACCTCCTCGACATCGACCGGCTGAGCACCTGTGCTAACCTCTTCTACAAGAATTGTGCGCCATCTGAGATTTGTGCCTCCTGCCCCGTCGCTGAGACCAGGAGGCACCTGTTCTTCGACTGCAGCCTTGCCGCTTCGGTTTGGGCCCGTCTGGAGGCCCCAATCCCGGACGGGCTGTTCTCCATCTGGGATATCCGATCCCCCCTCCGGATTTCGGTCTCCGCCTGGCATACGGGAGTGGCGAAAACTCTCTGGGCCATTTGGAAAAGCCGGAATGATCTTGTCTTCAATGGGAGACCCTCGACCCCGAGTTCCACGTTGCTCCGAGCTTGCGATGACCTTGTGCTTTGGCGGTGGCGCCTACCGCCTGCCGACTGGGCTGACTTAGACACGCTGCGGTCTTACATGCTGGCTAAAGCGTGA